A DNA window from Gasterosteus aculeatus chromosome 16, fGasAcu3.hap1.1, whole genome shotgun sequence contains the following coding sequences:
- the uxs1 gene encoding UDP-glucuronic acid decarboxylase 1 — MMKRVIWLISGLNRRMMKLLFALALIAYIASVWGTYTNMRSIQEHGEMKIEQRIDEAVAPLREKIRDLEQSFSQKYPPVKFLSEKDRKRILITGGAGFVGSHLTDKLMMDGHEVTVVDNFFTGRKRNVEHWIGHENFELINHDVVEPLYIEVDQIYHLASPASPPNYMYNPIKTLKTNTIGTLNMLGLAKRVGARLLLASTSEVYGDPEVHPQNEEYWGHVNPIGPRACYDEGKRVAETMCYAYMKQEGVEVRVARIFNTFGSRMHMNDGRVVSNFILQALQGEPLTVYGSGAQTRAFQYVSDLVNGLVLLMNSNISSPVNLGNPEEHTILEFARLIKSLVVSRSQIQFLPEAQDDPQRRRPDIRKAKMLLGWEPVVPLEEGLNKTIQYFSRELEHQANNQYIPKPKAARMKKGRPRHN, encoded by the exons ATGATGAAGCGGGTCATCTGGTTGATATCAGGATTAAACAGAAGAATGATGAAGCTCCTTTTTGCCCTCGCATTGATCGCCTACATTGCCT CTGTCTGGGGAACATATACAAACATGAG ATCAATACAAGAACACGGAGAAATGAAGATTGAGCAGAGAATTGATGAA GCCGTGGCTCCTCTCAGAGAGAAGATTCGGGATCTGGAACAaag TTTTTCTCAGAAATACCCACCAGTGAAATTCCTGTCAGAAAAGGATCGGAAGAGGATTTTG ATCACTGGTGGTGCTGGTTTTGTGGGTTCCCACCTGACTGACAAGCTGATGATGGATGGCCACGAGGTGACCGTGGTGGACAACTTCTTCACTGGAAGGAAAAGGAATGTGGAGCACTGGATTGGCCACGAAAACTTTGAGCTCATTAATCACGATGTGGTGGAGCCTCTCTATATCGAGG TGGACCAGATCTACCACCTGGCGTCTCCAGCCTCACCACCCAACTACATGTACAATCCCATCAAAACACTCAAGACCAACACCATTGGCACTCTTAACATGCTTG GTTTGGCCAAACGCGTGGGCGCCAGACTGCTCCTGGCTTCCACTTCTGAAGTTTATGGAG acCCAGAGGTTCACCCACAGAACGAGGAGTACTGGGGGCACGTGAATCCGATTGGCCCTCGTGCGTGCTACGACGAGGGGAAGCGTGTAGCCGAGACCATGTGTTACGCCTACATGAAACAG GAAGGAGTGGAGGTGAGAGTGGCCAGAATCTTCAACACGTTTGGCTCCCGAATGCACATGAACGACGGACGAGTCGTCAGCAACTTCATCCTGCAGGCGCTGCAGGGAGAACCTCTCACC GTGTACGGTTCTGGTGCCCAAACAAGAGCCTTTCAATACGTAAG TGACCTGGTGAATGGCCTCGTGTTGCTGATGAACAGTAACATCAGCAGTCCAGTCAACCTG GGGAACCCGGAGGAACACACCATCTTGGAGTTTGCTCGTCTCATCAAAAGTCTCGTCG tgagccgAAGTCAGATCCAGTTCCTTCCAGAGGCCCAGGACGACCCACAGAGAAGACGACCTGATATTCGAAAAGCCAAGATGCTGCTCGGCTGGGAGCCGGTG GTGCCCCTGGAGGAGGGCCTGAACAAAACGATCCAGTACTTCAGCCGGGAACTCGAGCACCAGGCCAACAACCAGTACATCCCCAAACCGAAGGCCGCCCGCATGAAGAAAGGACGACCCAGACACAACTGa
- the ecrg4a gene encoding augurin-A, whose product MSSRCSVRTQSGCTMASQRLCLRFLGLAVMLTFMAFRDVSSNSSLLRILKKRDVAGAASAPSRASVAVPSSKALAFLGKVSRTKRNLWDRSRPDVQQWIAQFMSMGFDEQRLETDLSYWMDQARSRDQGRQHQYDENAPIGPRDQSSYRHGADVNYDYY is encoded by the exons ATGAGCAGTCGTTGCTCCGTAAGGACGCAGAGTGGATGCACAATGGCCTCCCAGCGGCTCTGTTTGAGGTTTTTGGGGCTGGCTGTGATGCTGACTTTCATGGCTTTTAGAG ACGTTTCCAGTAACAGCAGCCTGCTCAGGATCCTAAAGAAAAGAGATG TGGCAGGAGCTGCTTCTGCCCCCTCCAGGGCCTCCGTGGCCGTCCCCTCTTCCAAAGCCCTGGCGTTCCTGGGAAAGGTGAGCAGGACCAAGAGGAACCTTTGGGATCGCAGCAGACCAGACGTGCAGCAGTGGATCGCTCAGTTTATGTCCATGGGATTTGATGAGCAG agGCTGGAGACCGACCTGTCGTACTGGATGGACCAAGCTCGCTCCAGAGACCAAGGTCGTCAACACCAATACGATGAAAACGCCCCCATCGGCCCGCGGGACCAGAGTTCCTACAGGCACGGCGCCGATGTCAACTACGACTACTACTGA